A single genomic interval of Paracoccus contaminans harbors:
- a CDS encoding 3-hydroxybutyryl-CoA dehydrogenase: MAIQSVGVVGAGQMGNGIAHVFALAGYDVLLNDVSAEAMVKAVATIDRNLERQVGRGKIAADDKAAAMARIRTTERIEDIARTDLVIEAATENEAVKNRIFDSIVPHLGPDTILTSNTSSISITRLASRTDRPEKFMGFHFMNPVPVMQLVELIRGIATDEPTYRALVDVVERLGKTSASAEDFPAFIVNRVLVPMINEAVYVLYEGVGNVRSIDESLKLGANHPMGPLELADFIGLDTCLAIMNVLHDGLADTKYRPCPLLVKYVEAGWLGRKSGRGFYDYRGETPVPTR; this comes from the coding sequence ATGGCGATTCAGTCGGTGGGCGTGGTCGGGGCGGGCCAGATGGGCAACGGGATCGCCCATGTCTTCGCGCTGGCCGGCTATGACGTGCTGCTGAACGATGTCAGCGCCGAAGCGATGGTGAAAGCCGTCGCCACCATCGACCGGAACCTCGAACGGCAGGTCGGGCGCGGCAAGATCGCGGCCGATGACAAGGCTGCCGCGATGGCGCGCATCCGCACCACCGAACGCATCGAGGATATCGCCCGCACCGACCTGGTGATCGAGGCCGCCACCGAAAACGAAGCGGTCAAGAACCGGATCTTCGATTCCATCGTTCCGCATCTGGGGCCGGACACGATCCTGACCTCGAACACCTCGTCGATCTCGATCACGCGGCTGGCCAGCCGCACGGACCGGCCGGAAAAGTTCATGGGATTTCATTTCATGAACCCGGTCCCGGTGATGCAACTGGTCGAATTGATCCGCGGCATCGCCACGGATGAGCCGACCTATCGCGCCCTGGTCGACGTGGTGGAACGGCTGGGCAAGACCAGCGCCTCGGCCGAGGATTTCCCGGCATTCATCGTCAACCGCGTCCTGGTGCCGATGATCAACGAGGCGGTCTATGTCCTTTACGAAGGTGTGGGCAATGTCCGCTCGATCGACGAATCGCTGAAACTGGGCGCCAACCACCCGATGGGCCCGCTGGAACTGGCGGATTTCATCGGGCTGGATACCTGCCTGGCGATCATGAATGTCCTGCATGACGGGCTGGCAGATACCAAATACCGCCCCTGCCCCTTGCTAGTGAAATATGTCGAGGCGGGCTGGCTGGGCCGCAAGTCCGGCCGGGGCTTTTACGATTACCGGGGCGAGACGCCCGTTCCGACGCGCTGA
- a CDS encoding SH3 domain-containing protein has translation MFRLVAAALVLAYAVLALTGSAPSPADPQAAMMALRTAPVRDLRVGSSYVVAAPVRLRQKPGHEQEPLARLGPGEAVIVLSGAPSGFAQVRDDAGRTGYIPAAALSEAL, from the coding sequence ATGTTCCGCCTTGTCGCCGCCGCCCTTGTCCTCGCCTACGCCGTTCTGGCCCTGACCGGCTCGGCGCCGTCGCCTGCCGATCCGCAGGCGGCGATGATGGCCCTGCGGACGGCGCCCGTGCGCGATCTGCGCGTGGGCAGCAGCTATGTCGTGGCGGCACCCGTCAGGCTGCGCCAGAAGCCCGGCCATGAGCAGGAGCCGCTTGCCCGCCTGGGGCCGGGCGAGGCGGTGATCGTGCTGTCGGGCGCGCCTTCGGGCTTTGCCCAGGTGCGCGACGATGCGGGGCGCACGGGCTATATCCCCGCAGCCGCCCTGTCCGAGGCGCTTTAG
- the pyrC gene encoding dihydroorotase has protein sequence MITHFQNARLIDPEALSDEPGSLTVQDGRIVALDGDAPEGAAVIDCGGRCLAPGIVDWGVKIGEPGERHRESMRSAALAAAAGGVTTIIARPDTLPPIDTPESLEFVTRRASEQPVRIRHQAALTRAREGREMVEMGFLLDAGAVAFTDGVRVVENTRLLSRCMAYARGLGALIVGHPQDAGLSRGAAATAGKFASLYGLSAVSPLAERMGLERDLALVEATGVRWHADQITTAAALPVLDRARAAGLDVTAGTSIHHLTLNEYDVGDYRTFFRLTPPLRSEDDRMAMVEAVADGRIDIIGSFHTPQDEEAKRLPFEAAAPGAVGLETLLPAAMRLYHQGGIGLPQLWRALSLNPAGRLGLPGGRLSAGAPADLVLFDPDAPFVLDRFALRSKSRNTPFDGARMEGRVIGTWVGGRRVFGGGDG, from the coding sequence ATGATCACCCATTTCCAGAACGCCCGCCTGATCGACCCCGAGGCGCTCAGCGACGAGCCGGGCAGCCTGACGGTGCAGGACGGCCGCATTGTCGCGCTGGACGGGGACGCGCCCGAAGGGGCGGCGGTCATCGACTGCGGCGGCAGGTGCCTGGCCCCTGGCATCGTCGATTGGGGCGTCAAGATCGGCGAACCCGGTGAACGGCACCGCGAATCCATGCGATCCGCCGCGCTGGCCGCAGCGGCGGGGGGCGTGACGACGATCATCGCGCGGCCCGACACGCTGCCGCCCATCGACACGCCCGAATCGCTGGAATTCGTCACCCGCCGCGCCAGCGAACAGCCCGTGCGCATCCGCCATCAGGCCGCCCTGACCCGTGCGCGCGAGGGGCGCGAGATGGTCGAGATGGGCTTTCTGCTGGATGCGGGTGCGGTGGCCTTCACCGATGGCGTGCGGGTGGTGGAAAATACCAGGCTGCTGTCGCGCTGCATGGCCTATGCCAGGGGGCTGGGGGCGCTGATCGTCGGGCATCCGCAGGATGCAGGCCTGTCGCGGGGCGCGGCGGCCACCGCGGGCAAGTTCGCCTCGCTCTATGGTCTTTCCGCCGTCAGCCCGCTGGCCGAGCGCATGGGGCTGGAGCGCGATCTGGCGCTGGTCGAGGCGACGGGCGTGCGCTGGCATGCCGACCAGATCACCACCGCCGCCGCCCTGCCGGTGCTGGACCGCGCCCGGGCAGCGGGGCTGGACGTGACGGCGGGCACCTCGATCCACCACCTGACGCTGAACGAATATGATGTGGGCGACTATCGCACCTTCTTCCGGCTGACGCCGCCGCTGCGGTCCGAGGACGACCGGATGGCGATGGTCGAGGCGGTGGCCGACGGCCGCATAGACATCATCGGCAGCTTTCACACCCCCCAGGACGAAGAGGCCAAGCGCCTGCCGTTCGAGGCGGCGGCGCCGGGCGCGGTCGGGCTCGAAACGCTGCTGCCCGCGGCGATGCGGCTGTATCATCAGGGGGGGATCGGCCTGCCGCAGCTGTGGCGCGCGCTGTCGCTGAACCCGGCGGGGCGGCTGGGCCTGCCGGGGGGACGGCTGTCGGCAGGGGCGCCGGCCGATCTGGTGCTGTTCGATCCGGATGCGCCTTTCGTTCTCGACCGCTTTGCGCTGCGCTCGAAATCACGGAACACCCCCTTTGACGGCGCCCGGATGGAGGGGCGGGTGATCGGCACCTGGGTTGGCGGCAGGCGGGTGTTCGGGGGTGGCGATGGCTGA
- a CDS encoding cob(I)yrinic acid a,c-diamide adenosyltransferase, translating to MVVLNRIYTRTGDAGDTALSDGSRVPKHALRVETYGTVDELNATLGLARLHGAGEMADRLAVIQNDLFDLGADLSRPGMERDAEAPYPVLRIIQSQVDRLEAEIDAMNAALPPLRSFVLPGGNALAAALHLSRTVARRAERRATELAAAEDANPAAIRYLNRLSDWLFVAARLANGADGDVLWVPGASR from the coding sequence ATGGTCGTTCTGAATCGTATCTATACCCGTACGGGCGATGCCGGCGACACCGCGTTGTCGGACGGCAGCCGCGTGCCCAAGCATGCCCTGCGGGTGGAAACCTATGGCACCGTGGACGAGCTGAACGCGACGCTGGGCCTTGCGCGGTTGCACGGGGCGGGCGAGATGGCCGATCGTCTCGCCGTGATCCAGAACGACCTGTTCGACCTGGGCGCGGATCTGTCGCGCCCCGGAATGGAACGCGACGCCGAGGCGCCCTATCCGGTGCTGCGCATCATCCAGTCACAGGTGGACCGGCTGGAGGCGGAAATCGACGCTATGAATGCCGCGCTGCCCCCCCTGCGCAGCTTTGTCCTGCCGGGGGGCAATGCGCTTGCCGCGGCCCTGCATCTCAGCCGCACGGTGGCGCGGCGGGCCGAGCGGCGGGCGACCGAGCTTGCCGCCGCCGAGGACGCCAATCCCGCCGCGATCCGATACCTCAACCGCCTGTCCGACTGGCTGTTCGTGGCCGCAAGGCTTGCCAATGGGGCCGATGGCGACGTGCTGTGGGTGCCGGGCGCCTCGCGCTAG
- the parC gene encoding DNA topoisomerase IV subunit A, translating into MAPAPSDANPATLSEALSRAIGERYLTYALSTIMHRALPDARDGLKPVHRRILYAMRELRLSPSGAFRKSAKITGDVMGNYHPHGDGAIYDAMARLAQPFVMRYPLVDGQGNFGSIDGDAPAASRYTEARLTLAAEGLMEGLAEDAVDFRPNYDGTLAEPVVLPAAFPNLLCNGASGIAVGMATNIPPHNLHEVVDACLHLIKSPEARDETLMAIMPGPDFPTGGVLVEDAATLAEAYRTGRGSLRLRARWQVEDLGRGTWQVIVTEIPYQVQKSRLIERLAQLVTTKKIPILADIRDESAEDIRIVLEPRARTVDPAQLMAALFRVSDLEIRFSLNMNVLIDGRVPKVCSLREVLRAFLDHRRTVLLRRTAHRLEQIARRLEVLEGYIIAYLNLDRVIEIIRNEDDPKAVMIAEFGLSEVQVEAILNMRLRALRRLEEMELRAERDRLAEEREGLLALTADESRQWARIADQLREVRGLFGKSTPAGARRTEITASEDVQPLDLDAMIEREPLTVILSKMGWIRAIKGHQPLDAEVKFRDGDGPFMALHAETTDKLMVFGANGRFYTLPANTLPGGRGLGEPLRLMIDLPNDSAVLDMFPWREDQQFIVASKEGDGFIVAARDILAQTRAGKQVLNGEALLVRRVEGDHLATVGDNRKLLVFPLSELPEMARGKGVRLQKFKDGGLADAKCITLSTGLSWRDPAGRTRTEPDLTEWLARRATAGRMAPRGFPRDNRFT; encoded by the coding sequence ATGGCCCCGGCCCCTTCCGACGCCAACCCCGCCACCCTGTCCGAGGCGCTCAGCCGCGCCATCGGCGAGCGGTATCTGACCTATGCGCTCTCCACGATCATGCACCGGGCGCTGCCGGATGCGCGGGACGGGCTGAAACCCGTGCATCGGCGCATCCTTTACGCCATGCGCGAATTGCGCCTGTCGCCCAGCGGCGCGTTCCGCAAGTCGGCCAAGATCACCGGCGACGTGATGGGCAACTATCACCCGCACGGGGACGGGGCGATCTATGACGCGATGGCGCGGCTGGCCCAGCCCTTCGTCATGCGCTATCCGCTGGTGGACGGGCAGGGGAATTTCGGCTCGATCGACGGGGATGCCCCCGCCGCCAGCCGCTATACCGAGGCACGGCTGACGCTGGCCGCCGAAGGCCTGATGGAGGGGCTGGCCGAGGACGCGGTCGATTTCCGTCCCAATTACGACGGCACCCTGGCCGAACCCGTTGTCCTGCCCGCGGCCTTTCCGAACCTGCTGTGCAACGGCGCCAGCGGCATCGCCGTGGGCATGGCGACCAACATCCCGCCCCATAACCTGCACGAGGTCGTGGACGCCTGCCTGCATCTGATCAAGTCGCCCGAGGCGCGCGACGAGACGCTGATGGCGATCATGCCCGGCCCCGACTTCCCCACCGGCGGCGTGCTGGTCGAGGATGCCGCGACGCTGGCCGAGGCCTATCGCACCGGCCGCGGCAGCCTGCGCCTGCGCGCCCGCTGGCAGGTCGAGGATCTGGGCCGCGGCACCTGGCAGGTCATCGTGACCGAGATCCCCTATCAGGTGCAGAAGTCCCGGCTGATCGAGCGGCTGGCCCAGCTGGTCACGACGAAGAAGATCCCCATCCTGGCCGACATCCGGGATGAATCGGCCGAGGACATCCGCATCGTGCTGGAGCCGCGCGCCCGCACTGTGGACCCGGCACAGCTGATGGCGGCGCTGTTCCGGGTGTCGGATCTGGAAATCCGCTTCTCGTTGAACATGAACGTGCTGATCGACGGGCGGGTGCCAAAGGTCTGTTCGCTGCGCGAGGTGCTGCGCGCCTTTCTCGATCACCGGCGCACGGTGCTGCTGCGCCGCACGGCCCACCGGCTCGAACAGATCGCCCGCCGGCTTGAGGTGCTGGAAGGCTATATCATCGCCTATCTGAACCTCGACCGCGTGATCGAGATCATCCGCAACGAGGATGATCCCAAGGCGGTGATGATAGCCGAGTTCGGTCTGTCCGAGGTGCAGGTCGAGGCGATCCTGAACATGCGCCTGCGCGCCCTGCGCCGGCTGGAGGAGATGGAGCTGCGGGCCGAGCGCGACCGCCTGGCCGAGGAACGCGAGGGCCTGCTGGCCCTGACCGCGGATGAAAGCCGCCAATGGGCGCGCATCGCGGACCAGTTGCGCGAGGTGCGCGGCCTGTTCGGCAAGTCGACCCCGGCAGGCGCGCGCCGCACCGAGATCACCGCATCCGAGGACGTGCAGCCGCTGGATCTGGACGCGATGATCGAGCGTGAGCCGCTTACCGTGATCCTCTCGAAGATGGGCTGGATCCGTGCGATCAAGGGCCATCAGCCGCTGGACGCCGAGGTCAAGTTTCGCGACGGCGACGGCCCGTTCATGGCACTGCACGCGGAAACCACCGATAAGCTGATGGTCTTTGGCGCCAATGGGCGGTTCTATACCCTGCCGGCGAACACGCTGCCCGGCGGGCGCGGCCTTGGCGAGCCGCTGCGCCTGATGATCGACCTGCCCAATGATTCCGCCGTGCTCGACATGTTCCCGTGGCGCGAGGACCAGCAGTTCATCGTGGCCTCGAAGGAGGGCGACGGCTTCATCGTCGCGGCGCGCGACATCCTGGCGCAGACCCGCGCCGGCAAGCAGGTGCTGAACGGAGAGGCGCTGCTGGTCCGGCGGGTCGAGGGCGACCACCTGGCGACCGTGGGGGACAACCGCAAGCTGCTGGTCTTCCCGCTGTCCGAACTGCCCGAGATGGCGCGGGGCAAGGGGGTGCGGCTGCAGAAGTTCAAGGATGGCGGGCTGGCGGATGCGAAATGCATCACCCTTTCAACGGGCCTGTCCTGGCGCGACCCTGCCGGCCGGACAAGGACCGAACCGGATCTGACCGAGTGGCTGGCCCGGCGCGCGACCGCAGGGCGCATGGCGCCGCGCGGCTTTCCGCGCGACAACCGCTTCACCTGA
- a CDS encoding aspartate carbamoyltransferase catalytic subunit, which translates to MTFRARHLLGVEPLAPADITALLDLAESYVALNRRTVKHGDALEGLTQINLFFENSTRTQSSFELAGKRLGADVMNMAVAQSSVKKGETLIDTALTLNAMQPDLLVVRHPHSGAVNLLASKVDCAVINAGDGRHEHPTQALLDALTIRRAKGRLHRLTVAICGDIAHSRVARSNLILLGKMENRVRLVGPATLMPSGAREWGCEIYEDMAEGLRGADVVMMLRLQKERMDGGFIPSEREYYHRWGLDGEKLALAAPDAIVMHPGPMNRGVEIDGTIADDINRSVIQAQVEMGVAVRMAAMDLLARNLRAERGVRAAGAGVHV; encoded by the coding sequence ATGACGTTCCGCGCACGCCACCTTCTGGGGGTCGAGCCGCTGGCGCCCGCCGACATCACCGCGCTGCTGGACCTTGCCGAAAGCTATGTCGCGCTGAACCGGCGTACCGTCAAACACGGCGATGCGCTGGAAGGGCTGACCCAGATCAACCTGTTCTTCGAGAACTCGACCCGCACCCAGTCCAGCTTTGAACTGGCCGGCAAGCGACTGGGCGCGGATGTGATGAACATGGCCGTCGCGCAGTCGAGCGTCAAAAAGGGCGAGACGCTGATCGACACCGCGCTGACGCTGAACGCGATGCAGCCAGACCTGCTGGTGGTGCGCCATCCGCACTCGGGCGCGGTCAACCTGCTGGCGTCCAAGGTGGACTGCGCCGTCATCAACGCCGGCGACGGGCGGCACGAACACCCCACCCAGGCCCTGCTGGACGCGCTGACCATCCGCCGCGCCAAGGGCCGGCTGCACCGCCTGACCGTGGCGATCTGCGGCGACATCGCCCATTCCCGCGTCGCCCGGTCCAACCTGATCCTGCTGGGCAAGATGGAAAACCGGGTGCGGCTGGTCGGCCCGGCCACGCTGATGCCTTCGGGCGCAAGGGAATGGGGCTGCGAGATATACGAGGACATGGCCGAAGGGCTGCGGGGCGCCGACGTGGTGATGATGCTGCGCCTGCAGAAGGAACGCATGGATGGCGGCTTCATCCCGTCCGAGCGCGAATATTACCACCGCTGGGGGCTGGACGGGGAAAAGCTGGCGCTGGCGGCCCCCGATGCCATCGTGATGCATCCCGGCCCGATGAACCGCGGCGTCGAGATCGACGGCACCATCGCCGACGACATCAACCGCAGCGTCATCCAGGCCCAGGTGGAGATGGGCGTGGCCGTCCGCATGGCGGCGATGGACCTGCTGGCGCGCAACCTGCGCGCCGAACGCGGCGTGCGCGCGGCGGGGGCGGGGGTGCATGTCTGA
- a CDS encoding twin transmembrane helix small protein: MQDKPLFILVALSVLVVTAILMTGIGGFARGGTFNRNNGNRLMRWRIIAQAVAIGLILLFVTVRGH, from the coding sequence ATGCAGGACAAGCCCCTGTTCATCCTTGTGGCGCTGTCAGTGCTGGTCGTGACGGCCATCCTCATGACGGGCATCGGCGGCTTTGCCCGCGGCGGCACCTTCAACCGAAACAACGGCAACCGCCTCATGCGCTGGCGGATCATCGCGCAGGCGGTGGCGATCGGGTTGATCTTGCTGTTCGTCACCGTGCGGGGGCACTGA
- a CDS encoding YqgE/AlgH family protein, translating into MIDRIASPSSADNLTGKILIAMPGMADPRFAQAVVLVCAHGEEGALGIVLNKPLPGIAFSELLDQLGIEARSATPPVPVHFGGPVEPGRGFVLHRLAGQAGEEEGVMRIGEDGLAMTTTRNILEDIAQGRGPEPAVLSLGYAGWDAGQLEGEVLANGWLTADAGDELVFGRDNARKWQAALKSLGVDPVMLSAAAGHA; encoded by the coding sequence ATGATCGACCGCATCGCTTCCCCGTCCTCGGCGGACAACCTGACCGGCAAGATCCTGATCGCCATGCCGGGGATGGCCGATCCGCGTTTCGCCCAGGCCGTCGTGCTCGTCTGCGCCCATGGCGAGGAGGGGGCGCTGGGCATTGTCCTGAACAAGCCCCTGCCCGGCATCGCCTTTTCCGAGCTGCTGGACCAGCTGGGGATCGAGGCCCGCAGCGCCACACCGCCCGTTCCGGTCCATTTCGGCGGCCCGGTCGAGCCGGGCCGCGGCTTTGTCCTGCACCGCCTGGCCGGGCAGGCGGGCGAGGAGGAGGGCGTGATGCGCATCGGCGAGGACGGGCTTGCCATGACGACGACGCGCAACATCCTTGAGGACATCGCCCAGGGAAGGGGGCCGGAACCCGCGGTCCTGTCGCTGGGCTATGCGGGCTGGGATGCGGGCCAGCTTGAGGGCGAGGTGCTGGCGAACGGCTGGCTGACCGCGGATGCGGGGGACGAGCTGGTCTTCGGCCGCGACAATGCGCGCAAGTGGCAGGCGGCGCTGAAATCGCTTGGCGTCGATCCGGTGATGCTGTCCGCCGCGGCCGGACACGCCTGA
- a CDS encoding SDR family NAD(P)-dependent oxidoreductase produces the protein MPSVLVTGCSSGIGLDAARHLQARGWTVLATCRAEGDLAARRAEGMVALPLELADPASVADCARAALDHGPVDALVNNAAFALPGAVEDLPREALRAIFEVNLLGTHDLTRRLIPHFRQRGAGRIVNVSSVLGLVGIPWRGAYVATKFALEGLTDVLRIEMADTPVRVVLVEPGPITSRIRANSIPHFERWIDWQASPRAEHYRASLLRRLYHPSGPDRFELPPSAVSRVIAQALESPRPRARYRVTRPTQVAALGRRLLPTAALDWFARRS, from the coding sequence ATGCCATCGGTTCTTGTCACCGGCTGTTCGTCCGGCATCGGCCTTGATGCCGCACGGCACCTGCAGGCGCGCGGCTGGACCGTGCTGGCCACCTGCCGGGCCGAGGGCGACCTTGCCGCGCGCCGGGCCGAGGGGATGGTCGCGCTGCCGCTGGAACTGGCCGACCCGGCCAGCGTCGCCGACTGCGCGCGGGCCGCGCTTGACCATGGCCCGGTGGACGCGCTGGTGAACAACGCCGCCTTTGCCCTGCCCGGCGCGGTCGAGGATCTGCCGCGCGAGGCGCTGCGCGCGATCTTCGAGGTGAACCTTTTGGGCACCCATGACCTGACGCGCCGCCTGATCCCCCATTTTCGCCAGCGCGGCGCGGGGCGCATCGTCAATGTCAGCTCTGTCCTGGGCCTCGTCGGGATTCCCTGGCGCGGCGCCTATGTCGCGACCAAGTTCGCGCTCGAGGGATTGACGGATGTCCTGCGGATCGAGATGGCCGATACGCCGGTGCGCGTCGTGCTGGTCGAACCCGGGCCGATCACCAGCCGCATCCGCGCCAACTCGATCCCTCATTTCGAACGCTGGATCGACTGGCAGGCCAGCCCCCGCGCAGAGCATTATCGCGCCTCGCTGCTGCGGCGGCTGTATCATCCCTCGGGCCCCGACCGTTTCGAATTGCCCCCCTCGGCGGTCAGCCGCGTCATCGCGCAGGCGCTGGAAAGCCCGCGCCCGCGCGCCCGCTATCGCGTGACCCGCCCGACCCAGGTTGCCGCGCTGGGGCGCAGGCTGCTGCCGACAGCGGCGCTGGACTGGTTCGCCCGGCGCAGCTAG
- the plsY gene encoding glycerol-3-phosphate 1-O-acyltransferase PlsY, with protein MAEVLAAVAGYLLGSVPFGVLITRALGLGDLRAIGSGNIGATNVLRTGNKGAALATLLLDGGKGAAAVLLARCWGGEAAALAAGGAAFLGHLFPVWLGFRGGKGVATFLGTALALFWPVGLIACGLWLASAAITRVSSLSALVAAAGAPVAALAFGLRGLAAVLALMAILVFIRHAANIRRIAAGTEPRIGRRA; from the coding sequence ATGGCTGAGGTTCTGGCCGCCGTTGCAGGCTATCTGCTGGGATCGGTGCCCTTCGGCGTTCTCATCACGCGGGCGCTGGGCTTGGGCGATCTGCGCGCGATCGGGTCGGGCAATATCGGCGCGACGAATGTGCTGCGCACCGGCAACAAGGGCGCGGCGCTGGCGACATTGCTGCTGGACGGCGGCAAGGGCGCGGCCGCGGTGCTGCTGGCGCGCTGCTGGGGCGGGGAAGCCGCTGCCCTGGCCGCGGGGGGCGCGGCGTTCCTGGGGCACCTGTTCCCGGTCTGGCTGGGCTTCCGGGGCGGCAAGGGGGTCGCGACCTTTCTGGGCACCGCGCTGGCGCTGTTCTGGCCGGTGGGGCTGATCGCCTGCGGGCTGTGGCTGGCAAGCGCGGCCATCACGCGGGTGTCATCGCTGTCGGCGCTTGTCGCAGCGGCCGGGGCGCCGGTGGCGGCGCTGGCCTTCGGGCTGCGGGGTCTGGCGGCGGTTCTGGCGCTGATGGCAATTCTGGTGTTCATCCGCCACGCCGCCAATATCCGCCGCATCGCCGCAGGGACCGAGCCAAGGATCGGCCGCCGCGCCTAG
- a CDS encoding electron transfer flavoprotein subunit alpha/FixB family protein: MAVLLLAEMAENGLNRDATAKAVSAVKALGEVTVLVAGEGAQAAAADAAQIDGVSKVLVAEGPAYSHRLAEPMAALIVSLAGGFSHIAAPGTTDARNVLPRAAALLDVMIVPEVSKVIDADTFERTIYTSAAVQTVKSSDKVKVLTVRIASFDAAGQGGSAPIEAAAGAQDPGLSSWVEDKVAASDRPELTSAKRIVSGGRALGSKDNFAVIEKLADKLGAAVGASRAAVDSGYAPNDWQVGQTGKVVAPDLYIAAGISGAIQHLAGMKDSKVIVAINKDEEAPIFQVADYGLVGDIFTILPELTEKL; the protein is encoded by the coding sequence ATGGCTGTCCTTCTGCTGGCCGAAATGGCCGAAAACGGGCTGAACCGCGATGCGACCGCCAAGGCGGTAAGCGCCGTCAAGGCCCTGGGCGAGGTGACCGTGCTGGTCGCAGGCGAGGGCGCGCAGGCGGCCGCGGCGGACGCCGCGCAGATCGACGGCGTCAGCAAGGTGCTGGTTGCCGAAGGGCCGGCCTATTCCCACCGCCTGGCCGAACCGATGGCCGCGCTGATCGTATCGCTGGCGGGCGGGTTCAGCCACATCGCCGCCCCCGGCACCACCGATGCGCGCAATGTCCTGCCCCGCGCCGCCGCGCTGCTGGACGTGATGATCGTCCCCGAGGTGTCCAAGGTCATCGACGCCGACACCTTCGAGCGGACCATCTATACCTCGGCCGCCGTGCAGACGGTGAAGTCGTCGGACAAGGTCAAGGTGCTGACCGTCCGCATCGCCAGCTTTGACGCCGCAGGCCAGGGCGGCTCCGCCCCGATTGAGGCGGCTGCCGGCGCCCAGGATCCGGGCCTATCCTCCTGGGTCGAGGACAAGGTCGCGGCCAGCGACCGCCCCGAGCTGACCTCGGCCAAGCGGATCGTGTCGGGCGGGCGCGCGCTGGGCTCCAAGGACAACTTCGCCGTCATCGAAAAGCTGGCCGACAAGCTGGGCGCCGCCGTGGGCGCATCGCGTGCGGCGGTCGATTCGGGCTATGCCCCGAATGACTGGCAGGTCGGGCAGACCGGCAAGGTCGTGGCCCCGGACCTGTACATCGCCGCCGGCATTTCGGGCGCGATCCAGCACCTTGCGGGCATGAAGGACAGCAAGGTGATCGTCGCCATCAACAAGGACGAGGAGGCGCCGATCTTTCAGGTCGCCGATTACGGCCTCGTGGGCGACATCTTCACCATTCTGCCCGAGCTGACCGAAAAGCTGTAA
- a CDS encoding electron transfer flavoprotein subunit beta/FixA family protein, which translates to MKVLVPVKRVIDYNVKARVKADGSGVDLSNVKMSMNPFDEIAVEEAIRLKEKGAASEIVVVSIGVKQAAETIRTALAMGADRGILVVAADDVHQDIEPLAVAKILKAIVAEEQPQLVLLGKQAIDNDMNATGQMLAALLGWAQATQAGAVELSGDAATVTREVDGGLQTIRVTLPAVVTADLRLNEPRYASLPNIMKAKKKELAEKTAADYGVDTAPRLTVVSTREPEGRKAGIKVASVDELVTKLKAAGVI; encoded by the coding sequence ATGAAGGTTCTCGTGCCGGTCAAGCGCGTGATCGACTATAACGTCAAGGCGCGCGTCAAGGCCGACGGTTCGGGGGTGGACCTGTCGAACGTCAAGATGTCGATGAACCCTTTTGACGAGATCGCCGTCGAGGAGGCCATCCGGCTGAAGGAAAAGGGCGCGGCAAGCGAAATCGTCGTCGTGTCCATCGGTGTCAAGCAGGCCGCCGAGACGATCCGCACCGCGCTGGCCATGGGGGCCGACCGCGGCATCCTGGTGGTCGCTGCCGATGACGTGCATCAGGATATCGAGCCGCTGGCGGTGGCCAAGATCCTCAAGGCCATCGTCGCCGAGGAACAGCCGCAGCTGGTGCTGCTGGGCAAGCAGGCCATCGACAACGACATGAACGCGACCGGCCAGATGCTCGCCGCGCTGCTGGGCTGGGCGCAGGCGACGCAGGCGGGCGCGGTCGAGCTGTCGGGCGACGCCGCCACCGTCACGCGCGAGGTGGATGGCGGCTTGCAGACGATCCGCGTCACCCTGCCGGCGGTCGTGACGGCCGACCTGCGCCTGAACGAGCCGCGCTATGCCAGCCTGCCCAACATCATGAAGGCCAAGAAGAAGGAACTGGCCGAAAAGACCGCCGCCGATTACGGCGTGGATACCGCGCCCCGCCTGACGGTCGTGTCCACCCGCGAGCCCGAGGGCCGCAAGGCCGGCATCAAGGTCGCTTCGGTCGATGAACTGGTGACGAAACTGAAAGCTGCGGGGGTGATCTGA